A single genomic interval of Bacteroidota bacterium harbors:
- a CDS encoding O-antigen ligase family protein has product MDHAYHTDQHHARDINMARVWFIITCYFIAVELFKDTANIKRFMWLYIIPLTIVIFYTIYNHSLYNFEERPANWAVKPFYNDHTAYGAMLAMFIPVLIGFLYLKKDSKRVKTFTFILLLVFLLATILSYTRAAWVGLAAAIGMLILLFFKIKFRILFISLLTAAGIFIIFQESIVSVLEKNRQDSSNNFTDHIKSISNISTDASNKERINRWNCAFRMFRAKPLFGFGPGTYSFQYAPFQVTEEKTIISTNRGDGGNAHSEYFGPLAETGLIGMLIFVVITLLVISTAMRLFYTIVDRELKLLTAIILLGLITYFVHGCLNNFLDTDKASVPFWGFIAMLTVIDIYHAKKAEEATSLKPAAE; this is encoded by the coding sequence ATGGATCACGCTTACCACACTGACCAGCACCATGCCCGTGATATCAATATGGCACGCGTATGGTTTATCATCACATGCTATTTTATTGCAGTAGAGCTTTTCAAAGACACCGCAAACATAAAACGATTCATGTGGCTTTACATTATACCATTGACCATTGTTATTTTCTATACTATATATAACCATTCACTTTACAATTTTGAAGAAAGACCGGCAAACTGGGCGGTAAAGCCATTTTATAATGATCATACAGCTTATGGAGCCATGCTGGCAATGTTCATTCCTGTATTAATAGGTTTTCTTTATCTTAAAAAAGATTCCAAACGTGTAAAAACATTTACATTTATTTTACTTCTTGTGTTTCTATTGGCTACGATATTGTCTTATACCCGGGCAGCCTGGGTTGGTTTAGCCGCGGCGATAGGGATGCTCATCCTGTTGTTTTTTAAGATCAAATTCCGGATTTTGTTTATTTCATTATTAACTGCGGCAGGTATATTTATTATTTTCCAGGAAAGCATTGTGTCGGTACTTGAGAAAAACAGGCAGGACTCTTCAAACAACTTCACCGATCATATTAAATCAATATCCAACATATCAACGGATGCTTCCAATAAAGAGCGTATCAATCGCTGGAATTGCGCATTCCGTATGTTCAGAGCGAAACCCCTCTTTGGTTTTGGTCCGGGAACATATAGTTTTCAATACGCGCCTTTCCAGGTCACTGAAGAAAAGACAATTATAAGCACCAACCGCGGAGACGGCGGCAATGCTCACAGCGAATACTTCGGTCCGCTTGCTGAAACCGGACTTATCGGAATGCTAATTTTTGTCGTAATTACACTGCTTGTTATATCAACAGCCATGCGATTGTTTTACACAATAGTTGACAGGGAACTTAAACTACTTACCGCTATTATCCTGCTCGGACTCATCACTTACTTCGTACACGGATGCCTGAATAATTTTTTGGATACAGACAAGGCCTCTGTACCATTCTGGGGATTTATTGCCATGCTTACCGTGATAGATATTTACCACGCTAAAAAAGCAGAAGAAGCTACATCACTTAAACCTGCAGCTGAATAG
- a CDS encoding oligosaccharide flippase family protein codes for MQKKFITNLAIVLFLNLLIKPIWIFGIDRVVQNVIDPASYGEYFVLFNFSFLLNILLDFGITNFNNTNIAQNNHLLTKHFSSLVTLKLALAVVYILATLTCGIMNGYDARLTKLLLVLGFNQFLLTFTLYLRSNLAGLHLFKTDSVISVLDRLLMIIICGSLLWGNATDRRMDIMTFVYTQTSAYFLTALITFIIVLTKTHTFKLKWNWPFSIMILKKSIPYAILVLLMTFFNRIDSVMLFRILPSTPEASQNGVSGAVQASIYAQSYRLLDAVNMFAFLFSGLLLPIFSRMLKFRDSVEPLVKLAFTLLITPAIVLGVGCGFYSKEVIEMLYIQHLGQSAIVYSQFLDQSAAVFSLLMWCFMCQSMSYIFGTLLTANRNLKDLNILAGSCMIINISLNIILIPHLLAYGSAIAALVTQFTMAIAQILFVQRKFKFRVNYRLLVTLCIFTIGVIAINYLSKNFYFDSKKWFLNFGFMVIISILWAFFTRLISIKSMFRVLKYG; via the coding sequence ATGCAAAAGAAGTTCATCACTAATCTTGCTATAGTCCTTTTTCTTAACCTGCTTATTAAGCCGATATGGATATTCGGAATTGACCGTGTTGTACAAAACGTAATAGATCCGGCTTCCTACGGGGAATATTTTGTACTATTCAACTTTTCGTTCCTGCTCAATATCCTGCTCGATTTCGGCATAACAAATTTCAACAACACAAACATTGCCCAGAATAACCACCTGCTCACCAAACACTTTTCGAGCCTGGTTACATTAAAACTTGCTCTGGCCGTTGTTTATATTTTAGCCACCCTTACATGCGGCATCATGAATGGATATGACGCACGATTGACAAAACTTTTATTGGTCCTGGGCTTCAACCAGTTCCTTCTGACATTCACACTTTATTTAAGATCAAATCTTGCAGGGCTTCACCTGTTTAAAACAGATAGTGTAATTTCTGTTTTGGACCGGCTGCTTATGATTATAATTTGCGGAAGCCTGCTTTGGGGAAATGCAACCGATCGCAGGATGGATATTATGACCTTTGTTTATACACAAACAAGCGCTTACTTCCTTACCGCCCTTATTACATTTATTATTGTTCTTACTAAAACGCACACTTTCAAACTTAAATGGAACTGGCCCTTTTCCATAATGATACTTAAAAAGAGTATTCCTTATGCTATCCTCGTTCTATTGATGACCTTTTTTAACCGGATCGATAGTGTTATGCTTTTCCGTATACTTCCGTCAACGCCAGAGGCCAGCCAAAATGGGGTTTCTGGAGCAGTACAGGCAAGTATTTATGCTCAGTCATATCGCCTGCTTGATGCGGTAAATATGTTCGCCTTTCTTTTTTCGGGCTTGTTGCTGCCGATCTTTTCACGTATGCTTAAATTCAGGGATTCTGTTGAGCCTTTAGTTAAGCTGGCATTTACTTTATTAATTACCCCCGCTATTGTGCTTGGCGTAGGTTGTGGCTTTTATTCAAAAGAAGTGATAGAAATGCTTTACATCCAGCATTTAGGACAATCAGCCATTGTATATAGTCAATTCCTGGATCAATCCGCAGCCGTTTTCAGCCTGCTTATGTGGTGCTTCATGTGCCAGTCCATGTCATATATTTTCGGAACATTACTGACTGCCAATCGCAATTTAAAGGACCTGAATATTCTTGCCGGCAGCTGCATGATTATAAATATAAGTCTTAACATTATACTTATACCGCATTTACTGGCCTACGGATCAGCTATAGCGGCCCTTGTTACCCAATTCACAATGGCTATTGCACAGATACTCTTTGTTCAGCGCAAATTCAAATTCCGGGTTAATTACCGTTTACTTGTAACCCTTTGCATATTTACGATCGGAGTTATTGCGATCAACTATTTAAGCAAAAATTTCTATTTCGATAGTAAAAAATGGTTCCTTAATTTCGGGTTTATGGTGATAATTTCAATATTATGGGCTTTTTTCACCCGCCTTATCAGTATAAAATCCATGTTCAGGGTATTAAAATATGGATAA
- a CDS encoding glycosyltransferase family 4 protein translates to MKIVVNTRLLIRNRLEGIGWFTYESLKRIARDHPEHHFIFAFDREFDEEFIFADNITPIILSPQARHPFLYYIWFEFSIAHLLKDMKPDLFLSTDGYLSLKTDTKQLGVIHDINFRHHPKDLPLLERKYYNYFFPKYAHKATRLATVSEYSKNDIVKEFGVEPSKIDVVYDGVNEQFGPVGLLERQAVKEKYAQGSDYFVFVGALHPRKNIGRLLQAFDEFKKAYSSQVKLVIVGKKMWWTDEIENTYETMRHKSEVVFTGRLSPEELNRVIASSLALTYVTYFEGFGIPILEGFRCETVVITSNITSMPEVAGDAALLVDPFSVESIKEAMLLLARDEALRQSFIEKGKIRRHQFSWEKTAKLLWESIEKAVG, encoded by the coding sequence TTGAAAATAGTTGTAAATACAAGGTTGTTGATCAGGAACAGGCTTGAGGGGATAGGGTGGTTTACGTACGAGTCGCTTAAACGCATTGCGAGAGATCATCCGGAACATCATTTCATTTTCGCATTCGATCGCGAATTCGATGAGGAATTTATATTTGCCGATAACATTACCCCGATTATCTTATCCCCGCAGGCGCGCCATCCATTCTTGTATTATATATGGTTCGAGTTTTCAATAGCTCACTTGCTCAAAGATATGAAGCCGGACCTTTTTCTATCGACAGATGGCTACCTTTCCTTAAAGACTGATACAAAGCAATTGGGTGTTATACACGATATTAATTTCCGCCACCATCCGAAAGATCTGCCGCTTCTTGAACGTAAGTATTATAATTATTTTTTCCCGAAATATGCTCACAAAGCAACACGTTTGGCTACAGTTTCCGAATATTCAAAGAATGATATTGTAAAAGAGTTTGGAGTTGAACCATCAAAAATAGATGTGGTTTACGATGGGGTAAACGAACAGTTTGGACCCGTTGGCCTGCTGGAGCGGCAGGCGGTTAAAGAAAAATATGCCCAGGGCTCGGATTATTTCGTTTTTGTCGGAGCGTTGCATCCGCGAAAGAATATTGGCAGACTGCTGCAGGCATTCGACGAATTTAAAAAGGCCTATTCAAGCCAGGTTAAGTTGGTTATTGTGGGAAAAAAAATGTGGTGGACCGATGAAATTGAAAATACCTATGAAACCATGCGGCATAAAAGTGAAGTTGTTTTTACAGGACGACTTTCGCCGGAGGAATTGAATCGGGTGATCGCATCTTCGCTCGCTCTCACTTATGTTACCTATTTTGAAGGATTCGGTATTCCTATACTTGAAGGTTTTCGGTGTGAAACGGTCGTGATCACCTCAAATATCACTTCTATGCCGGAAGTGGCCGGTGATGCGGCATTGCTTGTTGATCCGTTTTCTGTAGAATCGATTAAAGAAGCCATGCTGTTGTTGGCCAGGGATGAGGCTTTGCGGCAATCATTTATTGAGAAAGGAAAGATAAGAAGGCACCAGTTCTCCTGGGAGAAAACGGCGAAATTACTTTGGGAAAGTATTGAGAAAGCGGTTGGTTAG